The Rickettsia endosymbiont of Cantharis rufa genome segment GACGTAGCTTTTATTTAGCAATTCCTATTTTATTACGATAGCTGACAATATATTCTCATTATAAGATTCTTGTAAGTGAAATGAACGTCTTTTGCTTGGGTATTTTAACGGATTTGTGTAAGTATCTTCACCAATATTTTTTATATCTTTAACGCCTGCTTCTTTAAGTTTTAACTCTACAAAAGCCGGTAAATCAAACATATAATGATTTTCTTTTATTGAGTTTATAAAAAACTGTTTATTGTTAATATCCTTACTTAGGAAAGCTTTATAATATTCCTCATCAACCTCATACGAACTTTGAGCTATAGCAGGACCTATCACTGCTATTAAATTCTTTACTCCTTTTTCTGTCATTTTAGTAACTATATTACTTATAATATTATTTATACTTCCTTTCCAACCCGCATGTGCTGCTCCGATTATTTTACCGTCACCACTTGCCAGTAGTACCGGTACACAATCTGCTGATTGTACCGCTAATACTAAATTTTTTTTAGTTGTAATGCTTCCGTCTGCATCAGGTACGGCAATTATAGAATCATCAGCATTAACAATTTGGTTTCCATGCACTTGATTTAAAATTAAAATATCTTGTGCTTTAAAATAAGCAGTAATGGATTTCTTGTTTTCAACTATTTCTGTTTCATTTATAGAGTTATTTTTTTTTATATATCTATGACTAGAATTATTGAATGTTTTATCAAAAATTTTATAATAAATTGATTTGTTTATTAATCCTTTCATGAAAATACCCCATATTAATTATAATAGTTTTATCAATACCTTATCCAACCGTTTACAAAAAAATAAACAGTTGGAAAAAATAATAGTACAATTTCACCAAGACTATAACCTAATTCCTATTATAGGCGTAGAAATAGAGTTTTATTTAAGTCCCAATATTGATATAGCTAAATTTGAAATACTTTCAAGAAAATACTTAGCTAGATTTAAAATTTCTAAAATAAAAAAAGAAGAGGGTAATAACCAATTTGAAATAGACCTCCCTCCTTCTGCAAACTTAATACAATATATAAAAAATATATTGGAGGTTAGAACTATTTTAAAAAAAATGGCACAGCAGTTAAACGGTTATATAGATTTTTCTCCTAGGCCGTTTTTAGATGATTATGGTAGTAGCATGCATTTTCATATTAATTTTAATTCCGAGTTCAATGATTATTATATAATTTTGGCAGCACAAGGGCTATGTCACTATATGTTAGACACCCTACTCGCTTTTATGCCAACTACTCTAGATTATTCACGGATAAATAAAAAATTTATGGCTCCTACGCATATATCATACGGTGGAAATAACAGGAGCGTAGCCGTACGAATTCCAAATTCTTTTCCTAAACGTTTAGAACATCGGTTATCTTCTCCCGAAACTGATCCGTATATAGCAATTTTTACTATTTTAAAATCAATATTATTGGCTTTAAAATCTCCTAATTCTCTCCAAAAAATAGAAAAAATTTACGGTAACGCTTTCGATCCGCAATATAATTTAACTCCATTACCGACATCATCTCAAGAGAGCTTTATGTTATTTAAAGCGGATTTTTTTAAATAATTTGTATTTTGTTCACAAAACCTAAAAACTAAAAAATAATTGTTTTTACAACTAAAATAAAGATTGGTATAAAGTTTTAAATATAAAATTGCCAAAATTGTTTCAATTAATTATTTTATTTTTGTAAAACTAAATACTTATGAGGTGCTTTAAGCTGCATTTCACTCTATATTTTCATAATTTTTCATTAGATAATTAAATTCTGCACCATAGATAAATATCATATTTATAATATAGAAGAATATTAATGTAACTATTATACTACCAAGGGAACCGTACATTAAATTTAATTGGTTGTAGTAGACTATATAGGTTGAAAGCAAATAGCCGCTTATTATCCATAATATCACGGTTAATAAAGCTCCTGGGAATACATCAACGAAATTTAATTTTACATTAGGTAATATATAATACAGGGATGAGGAACCTAAAAACAATAAAATTAAAATTAAAAAATATCTTATAAAATTTAAAATGATCTTATATTTTTCAATAGTCTCTAATATTATCGGGATTTTCGTAAATATTATTGGAATCACCACTAAAAGAAACATAGTAAAGGTAATCAAAGCACTAATTATAAGAAATTGTATAATACTGAGTAATCTTCTTCTTATATAAGGAGGAGGAGATTTTATTTGATATACACGATTTAAAATAGTTCTTAAACATTCTACAAAAGAAGAAGCAGTCCAAACACTGCCTACGATGGCAAGATTCATTAAACTTTGAGGGGGAGCACTTAATAATTCTCGTATTCTCTTTTCTATTGATTCCGTTGCTTGTTCCGGAAGACTGTCTAGAAAAATTTGTATAAAATTTTGACCAAGTTCTGAAGCACCTAAAAAACTTGTTAAAGCTAATAAGAATACTAGGAAAGGGAAAATAGATAAAAGTATCATAAATGACATATATCCGGAATGTTCAACGCCATCATCTTCTATTGTTCTGAATAAGGCCACATAAAGACAATTAAAAATTTTTTTCATTATAAGCTTAAGTTTTTATTATTAATTTTATATTTAATCTTAAATAAGTTAGCTGTAAATAATTAATTTATAATTAAAATAAAACTAACTTTATCTTTGATTTGAAATATTAATATAGGAATGAGATTTTCCCTTGCATTAATTATATATTTTTCTATAATACACTAGAATTTGGTTTTTTTATAAATTGTAATTTATAGAACTGTTAACAAAGTAATTTAATTAGTTTTAAAATTTATTTTGTTAACAGTCTTAGTATTTCAGTAAATAAGTTTTTATATATAAGATATTGATATTTTATCTTTTAAAAAATATTTAAGGTTCTTATGATATTTTTTCTTGATAAGAAGTAATCCTACATGATTCTTTAATAATTATTTACCTAATGATTACAAAAAACTTAAAAAATGTTATTTTATAGTTGCGTATGATATTAATTTATGGTATTATTTCTACTTAAAATTGGATAAGTTTAATGGTGCAAAATTATTAATAACCACATATTTTATAAAAAAATATGGTAATATCATTTTTATTCAAAGAAAATTTTTAAATATAGATATAATTAGTAACCAAGGAGAAGGTAATGGGTAGAAAAAACGATATTATACAGAAAATTGATAGTTTTATCGGCAAGAAAATTTATTCTTTAAGACTCGCTAAGGGGTTGTCTCGTCAACAACTTGCTGAAGTAATTGATGTTACTCATCAACAATTACAAAAATATGAAAAAGCAATTAATAGAATTTCTGTAGGGAGGCTAGTACTAATTGCAGAGGCTTTAGATAGGAATATTGATTATTTCTTTGAAGGGTTAGAAGAAGCTAACAAACCGCAGCCCGTACATACTCAACATCAACGTATGTGTATTGAAGTTTCAAGAAATTTTATGAAGATTAATAGCACGGAAGAACAACAAGCCGTTAATAATTTAGTAAAATGTTTATCTGGAAAAGAAAAACTAAAAACTAATGTATAAAGTATACAATTTCGTGAATATAATTAAGCTTTACTAAACAGCTACCCGATAATCATTCATTAGAACAGATGTCGTCTTAGCTAACTTGATCGACATTGTCGCATGGCGGTTATGTCATTCCCGCGAAAGCGGGAATCCAGTAATTAAAACATATCAATGATATAAGTTTTCAAAACTAAAAATTTACGTTACTTTTTTCTAGCTTCCCGCTTTCGCGGGAATAACATGTATGTCAAATTAAGGAACTCTTCCTGTATCTTTGCGTGGTTTTAGTTGAGCATCATAACCTACTTTCGATTTATCTTGAATTGCAACTTTTTCCTCAAGCTTTGTTCGATTTTCTGTTAACATTGTTATATTATTAACTGCGCCTTTTTTCTTATTGTCCGCTTCATTTTGAATTAATGTACTAATTAATTTTATTTTTTCTTTATCGTTTAATTTTAAATTTTCAATAAATGATTTTTTCTCTGCTAACTCCTTAGTGTTATCATAGCTTCCTTGCTGTTGCTCATGTTGAGGTTTATATTTATCATCTATGGTTTTATAATCTGTAATTGATTTATTAATTTGCTGTTCTGATTCAACTCTTTTTTCTTCAATGGTCTTAAGATTACCATTTGGAGAAAGCATAGCACGAAAATTATTGACTTTCTCAACTGCAAGCTTAGATATATCACTTAATATACCAGAAGTTTTTTTCACAACTTCTTCTTCTGTCGATACTACTGATTCTTTAGATTTTTCTAATTCTTCTTCGCCAGGTGTAGGGACATCTTTTGATGTTTTAGTTATACCCGCAACTATGTCCGAAGTTTTTTCTGTAATTTGTTTTTTTGAGACTTCGGTTTTTTCAGGGTGAGCCTCTAAAATAGGATCAATCACATCTTTTAATGCATTAGCTACCTTTCTTGCTGCAGCATGTAAATCTGTGTCTTGATATAAATCTTTATTTAAATTTTGGGGCTCTCTTTCCAAAGCTGCTTCCATTGCAGCATCTTTAAGTGCTTTTTGATCTTCCGGTGTAGCAGTACTTTTGTCGATACCGCTCGAAACTGCCTTAGTCAGTTCAGAAGTTACTTCGGGGGTTGCTTTACCTTCATAAATGCCGTCTACTAACCCTTTAGTCATTAGCTTTTTATCTTCCAAATCTGTTATACTTTCGGCAACCCCTTTTTCTACGTATTCTATGGCAGCAATTTTTTCTGTAGGTGCTATAGTTTGATGACTAGCTATAGCTTTGCCTATACCTTTAACAATGTCCGCTTTATCTTGACCGTTCAAAGGACTCTCAGCAACTACCTTAGTAATATTTTCAAGTGTTTCACCTTTTATCTCCGCTTTAATCGTACTATCTAAAACCTTTGTGGTAACATTTTGTATTGCCTCAGTTTTAGCGATAGCATTAAATGCAGGGTTAGCTAAAATACCTTGCACCTCTGCTATTTCGACATTTTTAGTTTGTTCTGCTGTAATCTTATCTAAATTCTGTTGCATCAATTGTTGTTGTTCCTGGGTTAAAACACCCGCTTCTTTTTCTTTTGCTAATATATCCCCGATTAATTGGCTCTTTTTTTTAGGAGTAAGTTTTGACTCGTTTATCTTGTTGTCCATTCCTATAAGCATACTCCCTTTTTGTTCATCATGGAGGTTGCTATTTATTATTGTATCGCTGAGACCATTAAGTGCCGCCCATCTATCTAATTCATCATTAAATGTTAAAGCAAGTTCTGTTGCTTTTCCCACTATTTGTTGTTTATGTGTTGGATTAAGATTTTCTGAATTTAACGCGATAGCTACTGTACCTTCAAGCATTTTTGATTTTTCTAGGTCTGGGGTATTCTGATCATTTTTTATGGTTTCTAATATCGCATTTACTCCAGTTACTTTTGCGTACGGTGTAAGGTCTTTAGTATTGACCGTATTTTCAGTTAAAGCAATTATATTAGCCTGCTTTTCAGCAATATCACTTTTCTCATTATTAAGAATTGCTGAGGCTGCTTCTTTAATTAAATCAATTTGTTTATTGTTGTCGGTCTCTTTTGTTAAACCTGCATTTACATAATTTAATAAATCTTGTATGCTGCCTGATAAAGCTGTAGCTGCATTAAGGAGGTTTGGATTCACTTGTTGCGGCATCGGCATTCCGTGAGGATCACCAAGAGGATAAGGTGGATTTGGAATTCCTGAAGATTTAGCTTGTTGCGGCTGTAGCATTTGTGTAGTTTTAGTAGTAGGTGTTTCAGCAGGTGACTGCAACCCTTGATTTGGGGTTATTGTTGATTGTAGTGTTTCCTGGGATCGATTTTGTACCTTTGTTAAATCTTCAGATATAGTTTGTGATAAGTCAACGCTCTGCCCTTGGTTTAGTTCTACCTCTTTCATCATTTCTTTATATTTACCACGTGTTACTGCAAGTGTATAAATTTCTCCACCATGCTCAATATAAGCTACCGCATCCGGTCCGTCTCCGGCAAATTTTAAAGGTTGCGGTGAGCTTATTTCTTTAAGCAGAGGTTTACCGTTTGGCCCTTCTTCGTAGTGGGCAGTGAAATATACTGCTTTATCTTTAGAAGGTTTCGTACCGTCGGCTTTTAATGCCACCATCGATAGATGTATCGACCCATCGGCTTTATCAAGTTTTACAGGAAAATCAATCTCTCTATATGAACTAATTTGAACCTGCGTACCATCTTGTTTAGCTACAGTAAAAGGCTTAGTTTTAACAGTTTTTTCATTTAAAGTACAAAGTTCATCACCTACATCATTTTTAACTAATGTTGCTCTAAGATCACTTGCGCCTATTTGGTTTTCCCACGGTACCGGCTTAAATCCACCTAGGTATCCATTAGCGGCACTATATGTTGAGAGAAC includes the following:
- a CDS encoding Sca4 family spreading effector, which codes for MSKDGNPDISEFDPLNREFTEEEKQQQEKQKQELFSQTTPPELEADDSIFQAPASTSTSIPSISALSRGVSADGQTLDPITEAIRKEILEKQRDILREYFANTNPELAEQIAKEEEDKKFHTFLSNPDNQGLVNKAFEDSDTKKKLEAAEITGYKNVLSTYSAANGYLGGFKPVPWENQIGASDLRATLVKNDVGDELCTLNEKTVKTKPFTVAKQDGTQVQISSYREIDFPVKLDKADGSIHLSMVALKADGTKPSKDKAVYFTAHYEEGPNGKPLLKEISSPQPLKFAGDGPDAVAYIEHGGEIYTLAVTRGKYKEMMKEVELNQGQSVDLSQTISEDLTKVQNRSQETLQSTITPNQGLQSPAETPTTKTTQMLQPQQAKSSGIPNPPYPLGDPHGMPMPQQVNPNLLNAATALSGSIQDLLNYVNAGLTKETDNNKQIDLIKEAASAILNNEKSDIAEKQANIIALTENTVNTKDLTPYAKVTGVNAILETIKNDQNTPDLEKSKMLEGTVAIALNSENLNPTHKQQIVGKATELALTFNDELDRWAALNGLSDTIINSNLHDEQKGSMLIGMDNKINESKLTPKKKSQLIGDILAKEKEAGVLTQEQQQLMQQNLDKITAEQTKNVEIAEVQGILANPAFNAIAKTEAIQNVTTKVLDSTIKAEIKGETLENITKVVAESPLNGQDKADIVKGIGKAIASHQTIAPTEKIAAIEYVEKGVAESITDLEDKKLMTKGLVDGIYEGKATPEVTSELTKAVSSGIDKSTATPEDQKALKDAAMEAALEREPQNLNKDLYQDTDLHAAARKVANALKDVIDPILEAHPEKTEVSKKQITEKTSDIVAGITKTSKDVPTPGEEELEKSKESVVSTEEEVVKKTSGILSDISKLAVEKVNNFRAMLSPNGNLKTIEEKRVESEQQINKSITDYKTIDDKYKPQHEQQQGSYDNTKELAEKKSFIENLKLNDKEKIKLISTLIQNEADNKKKGAVNNITMLTENRTKLEEKVAIQDKSKVGYDAQLKPRKDTGRVP
- a CDS encoding YihY/virulence factor BrkB family protein, coding for MKKIFNCLYVALFRTIEDDGVEHSGYMSFMILLSIFPFLVFLLALTSFLGASELGQNFIQIFLDSLPEQATESIEKRIRELLSAPPQSLMNLAIVGSVWTASSFVECLRTILNRVYQIKSPPPYIRRRLLSIIQFLIISALITFTMFLLVVIPIIFTKIPIILETIEKYKIILNFIRYFLILILLFLGSSSLYYILPNVKLNFVDVFPGALLTVILWIISGYLLSTYIVYYNQLNLMYGSLGSIIVTLIFFYIINMIFIYGAEFNYLMKNYENIE
- a CDS encoding helix-turn-helix transcriptional regulator yields the protein MGRKNDIIQKIDSFIGKKIYSLRLAKGLSRQQLAEVIDVTHQQLQKYEKAINRISVGRLVLIAEALDRNIDYFFEGLEEANKPQPVHTQHQRMCIEVSRNFMKINSTEEQQAVNNLVKCLSGKEKLKTNV
- a CDS encoding glutamine synthetase family protein; translation: MKIPHINYNSFINTLSNRLQKNKQLEKIIVQFHQDYNLIPIIGVEIEFYLSPNIDIAKFEILSRKYLARFKISKIKKEEGNNQFEIDLPPSANLIQYIKNILEVRTILKKMAQQLNGYIDFSPRPFLDDYGSSMHFHINFNSEFNDYYIILAAQGLCHYMLDTLLAFMPTTLDYSRINKKFMAPTHISYGGNNRSVAVRIPNSFPKRLEHRLSSPETDPYIAIFTILKSILLALKSPNSLQKIEKIYGNAFDPQYNLTPLPTSSQESFMLFKADFFK
- the pgeF gene encoding peptidoglycan editing factor PgeF; the protein is MKGLINKSIYYKIFDKTFNNSSHRYIKKNNSINETEIVENKKSITAYFKAQDILILNQVHGNQIVNADDSIIAVPDADGSITTKKNLVLAVQSADCVPVLLASGDGKIIGAAHAGWKGSINNIISNIVTKMTEKGVKNLIAVIGPAIAQSSYEVDEEYYKAFLSKDINNKQFFINSIKENHYMFDLPAFVELKLKEAGVKDIKNIGEDTYTNPLKYPSKRRSFHLQESYNENILSAIVIK